The DNA region TGATGGAAGGCGTGCCGTGGCGGAAAACATTCCGCGACGGCATGCGAGGCTCGCAGGGCTTTCATCCGGACCTGAATCACTACTATGCGCCGACCCTCTGCATGGTGAGCATCCGCATGTTCTACAACAAGGACCTGCTGAAGGAGGTGACGGGATACGATCGGCCGCCGTCGGACTACCGCGAGTTTCTCGAGATGGGAGAGACCATCAACCGGGTCAGCCGGGAAACCGGTCGGGCGCTTGTTCCCATCGCCGGGGGGCAGCTTAATTCCAAGTGGATCATGGACTACATGTTCGGCCGGTTGATGATGCCGTTTCTCTACACGCTCGACCGGGATCACAAGCTCAAGCTCCTGCTGCACGACCTCGCGTTCGGCTACCTGAACGGAAAGTGGTCGCATGATTCCCCGGATCTCCAGGCCGGCCTGCAGATGGTCCGGGAACTCGGCGGGATGATGCGCCCGGGCTTCCTTCAACTTTCCCGCGATGATGCGACCCAGCAGTTCATCCGGGGTGAGGCGCTCATGATCGGGACAGGGACCTGGGATGCCCCGAGCATCCGTGAACTTGCGCCCTTTGAAGTGGGGATCGTCCGGATGCCTTTCCCTGACAAAGACGATCCGGTCTACGGAAAATACGTCATCGGTCCGGTTGGCGATGGTGGCGTTAGCACCGGGTTTTCACTTTATGTGAACAAGGCGACGCCCCATATGGCGGAGACGATGGATCTGCTGCATTTCATGACCAGCGTGGAAGGCAACCGCATCTTCAGCGAGGTCTCAGGATGGTATCCCTCCATCATCGGGGTCGAGTCGAATGATCCCGAGCCGGAATTTGCGCCGTTTTACGAAGGCTACACGACCGGGGGCAGCCTGATCACGGTGTCCGGGCCTGAGGCGACCCGCCTCTGGGACACGAATTCCCATCTTCTTTTTGGGACCTATGGTTCGACGGAAAGACTTGCGGGAGCCTTTCGAGACATCTTCGCCCAGGCAATCAAGACCGACATGGGCAATGAATTGCGGCAGGCTGTGCAACAGTTGCGCCGCCTGGAGCCGGCCATCATCGCGCAGATGGCGCTCGAGGGGTTTCCAGAAGCCGATTCATCCGACGAGTTATCGGCAAGCCGGCAACTGCTGGCGGGACAGCATCCCTACGAAGTGCAGACCCTCGAATTGCGCAATGACCTGATCAACGTGGGCGTTGTCCCCTACTTCTAATAGGGAGCGTCAGACGGAAGGTCTGATCACGTGCGGTGAGCGGCCATCCCGCAGGTTTCATCCCACCCTCAATCTTCATAGCCCGCGGATCTCCTGTTGCGGCCCGAACGTAATTCGCTCCGCCGAAGGGGAGCGGGGCAGGGCGGGCATGCGAAGCATCTTGCCGGTCAGGGCAACGAGAAAGCCGGCGCCGTCGGCGACTTCGAATCCACGCACCGTGATACGGAAGCCGCGCGGCCGACCGAGCAGTCTGGGATCGTCTGAGAGGGACATCTGAGTCTTGGCCATGCAGATGGGCAGCTGATCAAAACCGTGGTCACCAAAGTTCGCCATCT from Opitutaceae bacterium includes:
- a CDS encoding extracellular solute-binding protein translates to MKSGGQRQIVGILVVIAVYVAAVLWVFFRKAVDVVDDRVTIRLTHWQIESNIPEAVQAQLDRYEELNPGVRVEQNLVPGRVYQLWLRANLTGGVATDIVEFGTWLPGMKDIIPRYFQPVTRYVDLPNPYNVGTVMEGVPWRKTFRDGMRGSQGFHPDLNHYYAPTLCMVSIRMFYNKDLLKEVTGYDRPPSDYREFLEMGETINRVSRETGRALVPIAGGQLNSKWIMDYMFGRLMMPFLYTLDRDHKLKLLLHDLAFGYLNGKWSHDSPDLQAGLQMVRELGGMMRPGFLQLSRDDATQQFIRGEALMIGTGTWDAPSIRELAPFEVGIVRMPFPDKDDPVYGKYVIGPVGDGGVSTGFSLYVNKATPHMAETMDLLHFMTSVEGNRIFSEVSGWYPSIIGVESNDPEPEFAPFYEGYTTGGSLITVSGPEATRLWDTNSHLLFGTYGSTERLAGAFRDIFAQAIKTDMGNELRQAVQQLRRLEPAIIAQMALEGFPEADSSDELSASRQLLAGQHPYEVQTLELRNDLINVGVVPYF